Proteins encoded in a region of the Streptomyces sp. NBC_01298 genome:
- a CDS encoding peptidase: MSVESDSSQVQSLTSGSGYPTFPVAPGYRVNVRSGPGTNFAIIDTLQLGASVSIRCQCEGTTITGPYGTTDIWDCIGNSRFVSDAYVKTGSDGYVATRCA, from the coding sequence ATGTCCGTTGAGAGCGATTCAAGCCAAGTTCAGAGCCTCACCTCGGGGTCCGGATACCCGACGTTCCCGGTCGCACCGGGCTACCGGGTGAACGTCCGCAGCGGCCCCGGTACCAATTTCGCGATCATCGACACCCTGCAGCTCGGTGCCTCGGTGTCGATCCGCTGCCAGTGCGAGGGCACGACCATCACCGGCCCGTACGGCACGACGGACATATGGGACTGCATCGGCAACAGCCGGTTCGTTTCCGACGCCTACGTCAAGACGGGCAGCGACGGCTACGTCGCCACCCGCTGCGCCTGA
- the trpS gene encoding tryptophan--tRNA ligase yields MTRIFSGVKPTGHLTLGNYLGAVRQWVAAEQEPDEALFCVVDLHALTVEHDPARVRRLSRQAATLLLAAGLTPEKCTLFVQSHVDEHARLSYLLECTASDGELRRMVQYKEKAAKAQASGEGVRLSLLTYPVLMAADILAYRTGEVPVGEDQRQHVELTRDLAVRFNQRYGYTFTVPKATHPVVAARVMDLQDPRSKMGKSGDTGPGVVFILDEPEAVRKKVMRAVTDSGEGGDGAVVYDPAGRPGVANLLDVLAACTGGEPAALADGYTGYGALKRDVADAVVELLRPVRVRHAELAADPGTVDAVLRAGAGRARAIARPVVDAAYRAIGLLEP; encoded by the coding sequence ATGACGAGGATCTTCAGCGGGGTCAAGCCGACGGGGCATCTGACGCTGGGGAACTACCTGGGGGCCGTACGCCAGTGGGTCGCCGCCGAGCAGGAGCCCGACGAGGCGCTGTTCTGCGTGGTCGATCTGCACGCCCTGACCGTGGAGCACGATCCGGCCCGGGTTCGCCGGCTCAGTCGGCAGGCGGCGACCCTGTTGCTCGCCGCCGGGCTCACTCCCGAGAAGTGCACGCTCTTCGTGCAGAGCCACGTGGACGAGCACGCCCGGCTCTCCTATCTGCTGGAGTGCACGGCTTCGGACGGGGAGCTGCGGCGGATGGTGCAGTACAAGGAGAAGGCGGCGAAGGCGCAGGCCTCGGGGGAAGGGGTGCGGCTGTCGCTGCTCACCTATCCCGTGCTGATGGCCGCCGATATTTTGGCGTACCGGACCGGGGAGGTGCCCGTCGGGGAGGACCAGCGGCAGCACGTCGAGCTGACCCGGGATCTGGCGGTGCGGTTCAACCAGCGGTACGGGTACACCTTCACCGTGCCCAAGGCCACGCATCCGGTGGTGGCGGCGCGGGTCATGGACCTGCAGGACCCGCGGTCGAAGATGGGGAAGTCGGGGGACACGGGGCCCGGGGTGGTGTTCATCCTCGACGAGCCCGAGGCGGTGCGGAAGAAGGTGATGCGGGCCGTCACCGACAGCGGGGAGGGCGGGGACGGCGCGGTGGTCTACGACCCGGCCGGGCGCCCGGGGGTCGCGAACCTGCTGGACGTCCTCGCCGCCTGCACCGGGGGCGAGCCGGCCGCGCTGGCCGACGGGTACACCGGGTACGGGGCGCTGAAGCGGGACGTGGCCGACGCCGTCGTGGAACTGCTGCGGCCGGTCCGCGTACGGCACGCGGAGCTCGCGGCCGATCCGGGGACGGTGGATGCGGTGCTGCGCGCGGGGGCCGGGCGGGCCCGGGCGATCGCGCGGCCCGTGGTCGACGCGGCGTACCGGGCCATCGGGCTGCTGGAGCCCTGA
- a CDS encoding MFS transporter, with the protein MTADVRLRRGRGALGFSFFVQGVAFALLVTRIPAIQDRYGISDALLPVFLAAVPILAGVSSVATEHLVKRVAPSTVLRWAQPLVLLALLGVGAGSQMWHVALALGAFGLFVGALDASMNMLGVSLQGAYGRSIMLGFHASYSLGGILGASAAWAGAHWHLSLFSSYLPAVVVLLPLALFASRFYVDQDGKAAGADAAKGLGPGGFKLLLPLCLVMACAYIGDSTVSNWSAKYLQDVLGSSEQAATVPYNVYMVTTLLGRAVGDLGVRRFGAVAVVRIGTVVAAGGFAVVAAAPGPAVGMLGFTLLGFGLCVIVPQTFAAAGRLFPDSSDTAIARLNIFNYVGFLIGAPLVGGIGDAWSYRGAMLVPMVLVLVTLFYARSFAAEPARYGVRHERRTGDRAVDVGRGGNEV; encoded by the coding sequence ATGACAGCAGACGTGCGGCTGCGCCGCGGGCGCGGGGCGTTGGGATTCAGTTTCTTCGTGCAGGGCGTGGCCTTCGCGCTCCTCGTGACGCGGATCCCCGCCATTCAGGACCGGTACGGGATATCCGACGCGCTGCTGCCCGTCTTCCTGGCCGCCGTGCCGATCCTCGCCGGTGTGTCCAGCGTGGCCACCGAGCACCTGGTGAAGCGGGTCGCGCCCAGCACCGTACTGCGGTGGGCGCAGCCGCTCGTGCTGCTCGCCCTGCTGGGGGTCGGCGCCGGCAGCCAGATGTGGCACGTGGCGCTGGCGCTCGGGGCGTTCGGGCTGTTCGTGGGGGCGCTCGACGCCTCCATGAACATGCTCGGAGTGAGCCTGCAGGGCGCGTACGGGCGCAGCATCATGCTCGGCTTCCACGCCTCGTACAGCCTCGGGGGGATCCTGGGCGCTTCCGCCGCGTGGGCGGGGGCGCACTGGCACCTCTCGCTGTTCAGTTCCTATCTGCCCGCCGTGGTGGTGCTGCTGCCGCTCGCGCTGTTCGCCAGCCGGTTCTACGTGGACCAGGACGGCAAGGCCGCCGGGGCCGACGCGGCCAAGGGGCTCGGGCCGGGCGGGTTCAAGCTGCTGCTGCCGCTGTGCCTGGTGATGGCGTGTGCGTACATCGGGGACTCGACGGTCTCGAACTGGAGCGCCAAGTACCTCCAGGACGTGCTCGGCAGCTCCGAGCAGGCCGCCACCGTTCCGTACAACGTCTACATGGTGACCACCCTGCTCGGGCGGGCCGTCGGGGACCTCGGGGTGCGGCGCTTCGGGGCCGTGGCCGTCGTACGCATCGGGACGGTCGTCGCGGCGGGCGGGTTCGCCGTGGTCGCGGCGGCGCCCGGGCCGGCGGTGGGGATGCTCGGCTTCACCCTGCTGGGGTTCGGGCTGTGCGTGATCGTGCCGCAGACCTTCGCGGCGGCGGGCCGGCTCTTCCCGGACTCCTCCGACACCGCCATCGCGCGGCTCAACATCTTCAACTACGTCGGATTCCTCATCGGGGCGCCGCTCGTGGGAGGGATCGGGGACGCCTGGAGCTACCGGGGGGCGATGCTCGTGCCGATGGTGCTGGTCCTCGTCACTCTTTTCTATGCCCGCTCGTTCGCCGCGGAACCCGCCCGATACGGTGTCCGGCATGAGCGGCGAACCGGTGACCGGGCTGTTGATGTGGGACGAGGCGGTAACGAAGTATGA
- a CDS encoding ABC transporter permease — MSTARTAATAARVLRQLRHDPRSIALMLLVPVLMLILLRYVFDGSPQTFNSIGASLLGIFPLITMFLITSIATLRERTSGTLERLLAMPLGKGDLIAGYALAFGAMAVIQSLLATGVALWVLGLDVVGSPWLLLLVALLDALLGTALGLFVSAFAASEFQAVQFMPAVIFPQLLLCGLFAARDTMQPVLEAISNVLPMSYAVDGMNQVLAHTDMTADFVRDAVVVAGCALLVLTLGAATLRRRTP, encoded by the coding sequence ATGAGCACCGCCCGCACCGCCGCCACCGCAGCCCGCGTCCTGCGCCAGCTCCGCCACGACCCGCGCTCCATCGCACTGATGCTGCTGGTCCCCGTACTGATGCTGATCCTGCTCCGCTACGTCTTCGACGGCAGCCCGCAGACCTTCAACAGCATCGGCGCGTCCCTCCTCGGAATCTTCCCCCTCATCACGATGTTCCTGATCACCTCCATCGCGACCCTGCGCGAGCGCACCTCCGGCACCCTCGAACGGCTCCTCGCCATGCCGCTCGGCAAGGGCGACCTCATCGCCGGGTACGCCCTCGCCTTCGGCGCCATGGCGGTCATCCAGTCCCTCCTCGCCACCGGCGTCGCGCTCTGGGTCCTGGGCCTCGACGTCGTCGGTTCCCCGTGGCTGCTCCTGCTCGTCGCCCTCCTCGACGCCCTGCTCGGCACCGCGCTCGGCCTCTTCGTCTCCGCCTTCGCGGCCTCCGAGTTCCAGGCCGTCCAGTTCATGCCGGCCGTGATCTTCCCCCAGCTCCTGCTGTGCGGCCTCTTCGCCGCCCGCGACACCATGCAGCCCGTCCTCGAAGCGATCTCGAACGTCCTGCCCATGTCCTACGCCGTCGACGGCATGAACCAGGTCCTCGCCCACACCGACATGACCGCCGACTTCGTCCGCGACGCCGTGGTCGTCGCCGGATGCGCCCTGCTGGTCCTCACCCTCGGCGCCGCCACCCTCCGCCGCCGGACGCCCTGA
- a CDS encoding HAD family hydrolase has protein sequence MGYDLVIFDNDGVLVDSEPLANSILAGYLTELGHPTSYEESLRDYMGAAVHRIHDLVRERTGQALPADFDSTLHARTFAAFERELKPVPGVEGVLAALVESGTAYCLASSGSHERIRVGHRAAGLDEWFEEEWIFSSEDVGKGKPAPDLFLHAADQMGVAPARCVVVEDSPLGVQAALAAGMDVLGYTAMVPADRLPGATAYFGDMNQLAGLLGLEVDTTGSGYTGYGGGFSH, from the coding sequence ATGGGCTACGACCTCGTCATCTTCGACAACGACGGCGTGCTGGTGGACAGTGAGCCGCTCGCCAACAGCATCCTCGCCGGGTACCTGACCGAGCTGGGGCACCCGACCTCGTACGAGGAATCGCTCCGCGACTACATGGGTGCCGCGGTCCACCGGATCCACGACCTGGTGCGGGAGCGGACCGGGCAGGCGCTGCCGGCCGACTTCGACAGCACGCTGCACGCCCGCACCTTCGCGGCCTTCGAGCGGGAGCTCAAGCCCGTGCCCGGGGTCGAGGGGGTGCTGGCGGCTCTGGTCGAGAGCGGGACCGCGTACTGCCTCGCGTCCTCCGGGAGCCACGAGCGGATCCGCGTCGGGCACCGGGCGGCCGGGCTCGACGAGTGGTTCGAGGAGGAGTGGATCTTCAGCTCGGAGGATGTGGGGAAGGGCAAGCCCGCCCCCGATCTCTTCCTGCACGCCGCCGACCAGATGGGCGTGGCCCCGGCCCGGTGTGTGGTCGTCGAGGACAGCCCCCTGGGTGTCCAGGCCGCGCTGGCCGCGGGGATGGACGTGCTCGGGTACACCGCGATGGTGCCCGCGGACCGGCTGCCCGGCGCCACGGCCTACTTCGGCGACATGAACCAGCTGGCCGGGCTGCTCGGCCTGGAGGTCGACACCACCGGGTCCGGGTACACGGGGTACGGCGGCGGGTTCTCGCACTGA
- a CDS encoding ABC transporter ATP-binding protein gives MMNNQAAAAVHADGLTVRRGTGRSPRTVLDGLAFDVPRGRITGLLGPSGCGKSTLMRAVVGTQAHVTGTLDVLGHPAGHPGLRSRIGYVTQAPSVYDDLTVRQNLDYFAAILDPGRAAAERRRETVTRAIADVDLTTHTTALAGNLSGGQRSRVSLAVALLGSPELLVLDEPTVGLDPVLRRDLWNLFHDIATTRGATLLVSSHVMDEAERCHDLLLMREGRILAQDTPEALRTRTHTDTVEEGFLHLVDAANAEAEATR, from the coding sequence ATGATGAATAACCAAGCGGCCGCCGCCGTCCACGCCGACGGCCTGACCGTCCGCCGCGGCACCGGCCGCAGCCCCCGCACCGTCCTCGACGGCCTCGCCTTCGACGTCCCCCGAGGCCGCATCACCGGCCTCCTCGGCCCCTCCGGCTGCGGAAAGTCCACCCTGATGCGCGCCGTCGTCGGCACCCAGGCCCACGTCACCGGCACCCTCGACGTCCTCGGCCACCCCGCCGGCCACCCCGGACTCCGCTCCCGCATCGGCTACGTCACCCAGGCGCCCTCCGTCTACGACGACCTCACCGTCCGGCAGAACCTCGACTACTTCGCCGCGATCCTCGACCCCGGCCGCGCCGCCGCCGAACGCCGCCGCGAGACCGTCACCCGGGCCATCGCCGACGTCGACCTCACCACCCACACCACCGCCCTCGCCGGCAACCTCTCCGGCGGCCAGCGCAGCAGGGTCTCCCTCGCGGTCGCCCTCCTTGGCAGCCCCGAGCTCCTCGTCCTCGACGAGCCGACCGTCGGCCTCGACCCGGTCCTGCGCCGCGACCTGTGGAACCTCTTCCACGACATCGCCACCACCCGCGGCGCCACCCTCCTCGTCTCCTCCCACGTCATGGACGAAGCCGAGCGCTGCCACGACCTCCTCCTCATGCGCGAGGGCCGCATCCTCGCGCAGGACACCCCCGAGGCACTGCGCACCCGTACCCACACCGACACCGTCGAAGAGGGCTTCCTCCACCTCGTCGACGCCGCGAACGCCGAAGCCGAGGCCACCCGATGA
- the ilvD gene encoding dihydroxy-acid dehydratase: MPELRSRTVTHGRNMAGARALMRASGVASADIGKPIIAVANSFTEFVPGHTHLAPVGRIVSDAILAAGAVPREFNTIAVDDGIAMGHGGMLYSLPSRDLIADSVEYMVEAHCADALICISNCDKITPGMLMAAMRLNIPVVFVSGGPMEAGQATLVDGTVRKLDLIDAMVDASNDSVSDEDVLRIEENACPTCGSCSGMFTANSMNCLAEAIGLALPGNGSVLATHTARRALYEDAGRTIVEITKRYYEQDDESVLPRNIATRQAFENAMALDIAMGGSTNTILHLLAAAQEAGLKYDLTDIDEISRRVPCLAKVAPNVAPGGTYYMEDIHRAGGIPALLGELHRGGLLNKDVTTVHSANLEDWLAKWDARSGTAPEEVMELWHAGPGCQRSASAFSQSERWDTLDLDAEGGCIRSVQHAYSKDGGLAVLRGNIAVDGCVVKTAGVDESIWTFEGPAVVCESQDEAVDKILRKEIKAGDVVVIRYEGPRGGPGMQEMLYPTSFLKGRGLGKVCALVTDGRFSGGTSGLSIGHASPEAAAGGTIAVVEDGDLIRIDIPNRSIELVVDDATLAARHEALAGVYAPKNRERKVSAALRAYALMATSADKGAVRDVSLLER, from the coding sequence ATGCCCGAGCTGAGGTCCCGCACCGTCACCCACGGCCGCAACATGGCAGGCGCACGTGCCCTGATGCGCGCATCGGGCGTAGCGAGCGCGGACATCGGGAAGCCGATCATCGCGGTCGCCAACTCCTTCACCGAGTTCGTCCCCGGCCACACCCACCTGGCCCCGGTCGGCCGCATCGTCTCCGACGCGATCCTGGCCGCCGGCGCCGTCCCCCGCGAGTTCAACACCATCGCGGTCGACGACGGCATCGCCATGGGCCACGGCGGCATGCTGTACTCCCTCCCCTCCCGCGACCTGATCGCGGACTCGGTCGAGTACATGGTCGAGGCGCACTGCGCCGACGCGCTGATCTGCATCTCCAACTGCGACAAGATCACCCCCGGCATGCTGATGGCCGCCATGCGCCTCAACATCCCGGTCGTCTTCGTCTCCGGCGGTCCGATGGAGGCCGGTCAGGCCACCCTCGTCGACGGCACCGTCCGCAAGCTCGACCTGATCGACGCCATGGTCGACGCCTCGAACGACAGCGTCTCCGACGAGGACGTGCTCCGCATCGAGGAGAACGCCTGTCCCACCTGCGGCAGCTGTTCGGGCATGTTCACCGCCAACTCGATGAACTGCCTCGCCGAGGCCATCGGCCTGGCCCTCCCCGGCAACGGCTCGGTCCTCGCGACGCACACCGCCCGCCGCGCCCTGTACGAGGACGCCGGCCGCACGATCGTCGAGATCACCAAGCGCTACTACGAGCAGGACGACGAGTCGGTCCTGCCCCGCAACATCGCGACCCGCCAGGCCTTCGAGAACGCCATGGCCCTCGACATCGCCATGGGCGGCTCCACCAACACGATCCTGCACCTCCTCGCCGCCGCGCAGGAAGCCGGTCTGAAGTACGACCTCACGGACATCGACGAGATCTCCCGCCGGGTCCCCTGCCTCGCCAAGGTCGCGCCGAACGTGGCGCCCGGCGGCACGTACTACATGGAGGACATCCACCGGGCCGGCGGCATCCCCGCCCTGCTCGGCGAGCTCCACCGCGGCGGCCTGCTCAACAAGGACGTCACCACGGTCCACTCCGCCAACCTGGAGGACTGGCTCGCGAAGTGGGACGCCCGCTCCGGCACGGCCCCCGAAGAGGTCATGGAGCTGTGGCACGCGGGCCCCGGCTGCCAGCGCTCCGCCTCCGCCTTCTCCCAGTCCGAGCGCTGGGACACCCTCGACCTCGACGCCGAGGGCGGCTGCATCCGCTCCGTCCAGCACGCGTACTCCAAGGACGGCGGCCTCGCCGTCCTGCGCGGCAACATCGCGGTCGACGGCTGCGTCGTGAAGACCGCCGGTGTCGACGAGTCGATCTGGACCTTCGAGGGCCCGGCCGTGGTCTGCGAATCGCAGGACGAGGCCGTCGACAAGATCCTCCGCAAGGAGATCAAGGCCGGCGACGTGGTCGTCATCCGCTACGAGGGCCCGCGCGGCGGTCCCGGCATGCAGGAGATGCTCTACCCGACGTCCTTCCTCAAGGGCCGCGGCCTCGGCAAGGTCTGCGCCCTGGTCACGGACGGCCGCTTCTCCGGCGGCACCTCGGGCCTCTCCATCGGCCACGCCTCCCCGGAGGCGGCCGCGGGCGGCACCATCGCGGTGGTCGAGGACGGCGACCTCATCCGCATCGACATCCCGAACCGCTCCATCGAGCTGGTGGTCGACGACGCCACGCTGGCCGCCCGCCACGAGGCCCTGGCCGGCGTCTACGCCCCGAAGAACCGCGAGCGCAAGGTCTCCGCGGCCCTGCGCGCCTACGCGCTGATGGCCACCAGCGCCGACAAGGGCGCGGTGCGCGACGTCAGCCTCCTGGAGCGCTGA
- a CDS encoding serine/threonine-protein kinase — MRSARTDYAGFPEYAGQYRLESVLGSGGMGVVHLATSESGLKLAVKIVHPQHAVDPEFRARFRQEVAAARRVSGAFTAPVVDADPDAERPWMATLFIDAPTLSERVRDEVLEARELTRLAAGLAEALRDIHRAGVVHRDLKPSNVLMAPDGVRVIDFGISRPADSDLRTETGKLIGTPPFMAPEQFQRPREVGTAADVFALGAVLVYAATGRGPFDSDSHYLVAYQVVHSEPDLTGLPERLAPLVAQCLAKDPAERPSADALIVALRAVAYPTDLDTQAFIPRPRQPVPDEEVTHRREQAPIDRRGRGRWVKPPVLAAGLALLLTIGAVGGYLEYGSAATPAERLTTKETGSPTPGTKDATPWSVALGERSASCSRASSALYCSGPGLTAARISPADGSVTWTVRPPVPGTKTTTDSRLHHSAGLVLAEAPGTGLLQALNPRTGAEQWQRKLPNGTQVVAAGGHVLLVEAATGSVTGLDTATGNPRWTKRIGGPGSLWWRGSEEAGRALVYVATPNSGTTRVSAVDPVNGTVRWQIPTTGILQPVGTVQGGLYLLNVEDPAKTTEVVRVDLATRTVRRVRLASPLYDAQATVGSDGVVYAFGAIGSLVAVGSAKQEWRLETGAAQASQPTFADGRVYLSASDGRLLAVDARTGKLLGQTKPRMGSGKATFAASLPAPVVGDGRVFASAPDGSVFAVAAGDPAGW, encoded by the coding sequence GTGCGTTCAGCGCGGACGGATTACGCGGGTTTTCCGGAGTACGCCGGGCAGTATCGGCTTGAGTCCGTGCTCGGTTCCGGCGGCATGGGTGTCGTCCACCTGGCCACCTCCGAGTCGGGGCTGAAACTCGCCGTCAAGATCGTGCATCCGCAGCACGCGGTGGACCCGGAGTTCCGGGCGCGGTTCCGGCAGGAGGTCGCGGCCGCGCGGCGGGTGAGCGGAGCGTTCACCGCGCCCGTCGTGGACGCCGATCCCGATGCCGAACGGCCTTGGATGGCAACGCTGTTCATCGACGCCCCGACGCTCTCCGAGCGGGTGCGGGACGAGGTACTGGAGGCCCGGGAGCTGACGCGGCTCGCCGCCGGACTGGCGGAGGCCCTGCGGGACATCCACCGGGCGGGGGTCGTGCACCGGGATCTGAAGCCCAGCAACGTGCTGATGGCCCCGGACGGGGTGCGGGTCATCGACTTCGGGATCTCGCGGCCGGCGGACAGCGATCTGCGCACCGAGACGGGGAAGCTGATCGGTACCCCGCCGTTCATGGCGCCGGAGCAGTTCCAGCGGCCGCGGGAGGTGGGGACCGCGGCCGATGTCTTCGCCCTGGGTGCGGTGCTCGTGTACGCGGCGACCGGGCGGGGGCCCTTCGACTCCGACAGCCATTACCTCGTGGCGTACCAGGTGGTGCACAGCGAGCCTGACCTGACCGGTCTGCCCGAGCGGCTCGCGCCGCTGGTCGCGCAGTGTCTGGCGAAGGATCCGGCGGAGCGGCCGAGTGCGGACGCGCTGATCGTGGCGCTGCGGGCGGTGGCCTACCCAACGGATCTGGACACCCAGGCCTTCATCCCGCGACCGAGGCAACCCGTGCCCGACGAGGAGGTCACGCACCGGCGGGAGCAGGCCCCTATCGACCGGCGCGGTCGCGGGCGTTGGGTCAAGCCCCCGGTCCTGGCGGCGGGACTCGCGCTACTGCTCACCATCGGGGCGGTGGGCGGATACCTGGAGTACGGGTCGGCAGCCACGCCTGCCGAGCGGCTCACCACGAAGGAAACGGGGTCGCCGACACCAGGGACGAAGGACGCCACCCCGTGGTCCGTGGCGTTGGGCGAGCGGTCCGCATCCTGCTCTCGGGCATCCTCCGCCTTGTATTGCTCCGGACCCGGCCTGACTGCTGCCCGAATCTCCCCGGCGGACGGTTCCGTGACGTGGACCGTCCGTCCTCCCGTACCCGGCACCAAGACCACGACGGACAGTCGCCTGCACCACTCGGCGGGTCTGGTTCTCGCGGAGGCGCCGGGCACTGGACTGCTCCAGGCCCTGAACCCCCGGACCGGCGCGGAGCAGTGGCAACGAAAGCTGCCGAACGGCACACAAGTGGTCGCCGCGGGCGGGCATGTGCTGCTCGTAGAGGCAGCAACGGGAAGCGTCACCGGTCTGGACACGGCCACCGGTAACCCGCGATGGACGAAACGGATCGGCGGGCCGGGGTCTCTCTGGTGGCGTGGTTCGGAGGAGGCCGGCCGGGCCCTGGTCTACGTGGCGACGCCCAACAGCGGGACGACTCGCGTATCAGCCGTGGACCCGGTGAACGGAACCGTGCGCTGGCAGATCCCCACCACGGGAATCCTGCAGCCGGTCGGCACGGTGCAAGGCGGCCTGTACCTGCTCAACGTCGAAGATCCCGCCAAGACGACCGAAGTCGTGCGGGTGGACCTGGCGACGCGCACCGTACGGCGCGTGCGGCTTGCATCGCCGCTGTACGACGCGCAGGCAACGGTGGGATCCGACGGGGTCGTATATGCCTTCGGTGCTATCGGTTCGCTGGTTGCCGTGGGCTCGGCGAAGCAGGAGTGGCGGCTGGAGACCGGGGCGGCCCAGGCCTCCCAGCCGACGTTCGCCGACGGGCGGGTCTACCTGAGCGCCTCCGACGGGCGGCTGCTCGCCGTGGACGCGAGGACGGGGAAACTGCTGGGGCAGACCAAGCCGCGCATGGGCTCCGGGAAGGCCACCTTCGCCGCGAGTCTGCCCGCGCCCGTCGTCGGGGACGGGCGGGTGTTCGCGTCGGCGCCGGACGGGAGCGTGTTCGCCGTGGCGGCCGGGGATCCCGCCGGGTGGTGA
- a CDS encoding VOC family protein: MQNVAIDCADAYELARFWSVVTGRPLDPEYGPGDRETQVVMAEGPVLYFNQVPEPKTVKNRIHLCLRPGTSRDREVDRLLALGAGFLADHRNPDGSGWAVLTDPEGNEFCVLRSESDRAGGR; the protein is encoded by the coding sequence CTGCAGAACGTGGCGATCGACTGTGCGGACGCCTACGAGCTCGCCCGGTTCTGGAGCGTGGTGACCGGCCGTCCCCTGGACCCCGAGTACGGGCCGGGGGACCGGGAGACGCAGGTGGTGATGGCGGAAGGGCCGGTGCTGTACTTCAACCAGGTGCCCGAGCCGAAGACCGTGAAGAACCGGATCCACCTGTGCCTGCGCCCCGGGACCTCGCGGGACCGGGAGGTGGACCGGCTACTGGCCCTGGGCGCCGGCTTCCTGGCGGATCACCGCAACCCCGACGGTTCGGGCTGGGCGGTCCTCACCGATCCCGAGGGCAACGAGTTCTGTGTCCTGCGAAGCGAGTCCGACCGGGCGGGCGGCCGGTGA
- the proC gene encoding pyrroline-5-carboxylate reductase translates to MTQTVAVLGTGKIGEALLSGMIRGGRPASKLLVTARRPERAEELRTRYGVEAVTNAEAAKRADTLILTVKPQDMGKLLEELAPHLPADRLVISGAAGIPTSFFEERLAQGTPVVRVMTNTPALVDEAMSVISAGSHATAAHLAHTEEIFGGVGKTLRVPESQQDAATALSGSGPAYFYYLVEAMTDAGILLGLPRAQAHDLIVQAAVGAAVMLRDSGEHPVKLREAVTSPAGTTINAIVELEKHGVRAALIAALEAARDRSRELASGNS, encoded by the coding sequence ATGACCCAGACAGTCGCAGTCCTCGGTACCGGCAAGATCGGCGAGGCCCTGCTCAGCGGGATGATCCGCGGCGGCCGGCCCGCCTCCAAGCTCCTCGTCACCGCCCGCCGCCCGGAACGCGCCGAGGAGCTGCGCACCCGCTACGGCGTCGAGGCCGTCACCAACGCCGAGGCCGCCAAGCGCGCCGACACGCTGATCCTCACCGTGAAGCCGCAGGACATGGGCAAGCTCCTCGAAGAGCTCGCCCCGCACCTGCCCGCCGACCGCCTGGTCATCAGCGGCGCGGCCGGCATCCCGACCTCCTTCTTCGAGGAGCGCCTCGCCCAGGGCACCCCGGTCGTCCGCGTCATGACGAACACCCCCGCCCTCGTGGACGAGGCCATGTCCGTCATCTCGGCCGGCAGCCACGCCACCGCCGCGCACCTCGCGCACACCGAGGAGATCTTCGGCGGCGTCGGCAAGACCCTGCGCGTCCCGGAATCCCAGCAGGACGCGGCCACCGCCCTCTCCGGCTCCGGCCCCGCGTACTTCTACTACCTCGTCGAGGCCATGACCGACGCCGGCATCCTCCTCGGACTGCCCCGCGCCCAGGCACACGACCTCATCGTCCAGGCCGCCGTCGGCGCCGCCGTCATGCTCCGCGACAGCGGCGAGCACCCGGTCAAGCTCCGCGAGGCCGTCACCTCCCCGGCCGGCACCACCATCAACGCGATCGTGGAGCTGGAGAAGCACGGCGTACGGGCGGCCCTGATCGCCGCCCTCGAAGCGGCCCGCGACCGCAGCCGCGAACTCGCCTCCGGCAACAGCTGA